AAAAATAATAATAGAAATAATAAAAAACGCTGTACTCCTAATATTAGAGAAAGCAGATTAAAAATCGTTAGTGGAAAGCAAGGAAGAAAAATCATTGAGTGCCTGAAGTGTGGTTCAACGGCTAATTTTGAACAAGCAGATTTCAAAGAACATGGACATTTTCAAGTCAAGGAGAAGGTGAGGGTTTCTCAAGAGGAAAAAGGAATAACCTACACGGTTATGGAAGTGAATGACCCAAGAGCCTACTCCCCAGTAAACGAGCGGGCACTCGTTATTCCACCAGAATCCAATATTGATAGAAACTCACTGAAATATAAACTTGAGCTAAATTCCCAACTAATAAATGAAATTAAAGGCGCAACCCGAGAACTCCAGCGCAAGAGATTAATCAAGAGGGCTACAAATACACTTAAGTGTACTAAAGATGAATTGATAGCAGCCCTTAATGATGAGGCCACAACGGCAGATTCTTCGAATATTGAAATAATAGCTGGTGACATGCTGGGAGATGAATATCTTGCTTTAACAACTCCCGAGGACTTCCCTGAGGGAGCAGACTTTATAACTCGCCACCTGACCGATGATTGGGCTAAGTTCATTGATGACCTCAAGGGGGCGCCCGAGCTACAAACAGCAGCCAGATTAGTCAATCAGTTAGTAGCTGTCGACAGGCTAAGAGTAATTGAAGTATTCAAAGGCTTTTCCAGGGCGGCCAGTGATATTGAAGAACATAAACCTGTACCCGTTGTACCACCAGACCTGGTTAATGAGGCTGACTGGTTACCCGCTATAGAGCTGTTTGGTGAAGGTATATTTTTCACTCTGGATGATGAAAAAATTAAAGAATGGGAGTCCAATCAACTGCTCCGACAAAGAGCCAGTACTATTGAGCAACGCTATCAAAATTCAGATATCATATTGCCCGACGAAGCGATACCATCCCCCCGGTTTATCATGCTTCATACATTAGCCCATATTTTAATCCGGGAGCTTGAATCAACAGCAGGCTATCCGGCAGCTTCCCTGCAGGAACGAATCTATTGCTCGCCTGCTGATGGAATGACAGGCATCCTGATTTATACTGCAGTGGCAGATGTAGCGGGTTCCCTCGGTGGTATTATCGAGCTTGCAAGGCCTGATAGGTTTCTGAGATTATTCGATGCGGCACTGCGCCAGGCAGACTGGTGCTCGTTAGACCCGGTTTGTGGCGAAATGGAAGGACAGGGGCCTGCCTGGTTAAACCGTGCAGCGTGTCATGCATGTGCGTTAGTTCCAGACACCGCATGCAGTTACAACAATGTATTTTTAGACCGTGTATTTATTAAAGGAAATTCTGCATCAGGAATTCCCTCTCTAATTGATGTATTGAGAAGAGCAGATGGCTAAAAGAGTTTTTAGACTACCTAGACGAGATGAATTAACCAAAGAGCAGAGGAAAGTATTGCGCCTCCCTAAGAACGGCCAGCATTTGGTGGTAGGTTCCCCGGGTACAGGAAAATCAGTGGTAGCACTCTTGAGAATGCAAGAGCTGGGAAATGCAGAAAATGTACATTTCCTGACATTTAATCATGTGCTTAATCATGCAAATAAAAACCTGTTAGATAATGAATTTTCTGAAAAAATGAACACCGCCATGTCCTGGCTTTATGATCTCCACTGGAATATTGTCGGAGGTTCAAGAGCCACTTATCATCAGGACAAAATGCCTGAGATTAAACCACATAAGCCTGACTATAAAAAAGTGTCTGAACGATTTGCTTACTATAATGCAGACTTTACGGGTCACAGCCTGATTGTTGATGAAGGTCAGGATTTACCACCAGAGTGGTATGAATGTATTGAGAGTTTACATATCAAAGATTTCTTTGTTGTCGCAGACCAGAATCAGCAAATCACAGAAGAGTATTCATCAAAGAAAAAACTTATGGAAGTTCTTGGACTTGAGAATGATGAAGTCATTGAACTGAAAGAGAATTGGAGAAACACCTCACCAATAGCAGCATTCTCGAATTATTTTTATACCGATAAAACGAGCCCAAAACCACAACTCCCCAATAGACCTTCGGTAAACACACCTATCCTGTTCGAATATAAGACAATAGATCGTGTAAAAGAGCAAATACTTAGTGAGTACGATAGAGACCCCAGCAAACTGATTGGCTTCTTTGTAGCCAATGAAGGCAAGCGAGAATGGTGGGCAAAAGACCTGCAAAAAGATGATCAAAGCCGAAAATATTCACCTCCTGTAGTAAGTACATATTTTTCGAGCCAAAAAGGAGATGTCAATATCGAATTTAACAACGGCGGTATTGTTGTCTTAAATGACAAGTCAGTAAAAGGAATTGAGTTTGATATTGTATTTATTTTGATTGATGGCTTTAAGCCTATATCAAACGACAAAGAGAGCCTGATGAAGCGTCTTTACGTGATGTCCTCAAGGGCCAGAGAACGCCTCTACCTATTAAAAAGCTCCATCCAGAATAGCATTCTGGAAGAAATATTGCCCCCGGAAAATGAAACAATCACCATTGAGCATAATGGTAAGAGCACACAAATTGAATTGCTAAAGAGGCGACAGCTATGAGTTCCAATCGTTGGTTTATTGTTACAAACACTGAAAATTTAGAATTCTTTTTTGGTTGTGGTTTAATTGTTGATAAGCAGGGATTTACTGAAAGCGCATATATTGCTGATGCTATGTGCGATACACCAGCTGGATATATCCCCTGTTTTCCTGAATCGAACCTATGGAATGCATTGATAGCAGCCAAAGCTGAAGATGAAAATCTTACTGAGTGCTTGCTTGAGCTTGATATCAAAAAAATTAAAACTAAAGCATTCTTTCGAACAGAAGCACAAGAACCCCATCTGTACAATTCATTCAGGGTTGATGGCGATATTAATTCAGATGATCAAACTTTATCCGAGATACTGTTACCGGCACCTCTACCAATTAACTCTATTAAAAAAATAATTATAAAAAATTCTTCTGGTAAAAATCATCTCACAACTGAATATCAAAGTAACTACGGAAGCACGATCAAGAGCCTTATTACTACTAATACAAAGCTATTCAAAGAGCCCAAGCCGACAGGAAGCGACCTTCCTCTAAAAGTGGAGAGTAATTCAAACTCTATCAGTGAGCAGGTTTCGCCTAGAACGTTAAATTACGACAAAGCCTTTTCATATGGCGGCGCATTAAGCCTTCTATATTACCAAACAAAAAATGGAACACAATCCACTAAGATATTTAAAGATTTTATTTCGAACAACTCAGACTCTGAAAATCTAAAAAATATAGTCCCGTTGTTGAATTTTTTCTTTAATCAATCTGGTGATTTAGATGAAACCTTTCAACTGTACAGCCAGATTATCCAATGCATTTACGGCATAAGTGATGCTGGGGAAGCTCGGTTTAGCGTGCTTGACCTTTTATCTGACATTAAAATCTTGCCAGATAGTTATGCTAATAACTGCGCTATTTTTAAAGAAAGTTTAACTTCACTGATTGAAAGAACTCACCAAGATGATACTGACACCATCATTACAAATGTTATCGGTTACTGCACAGCTAAAAAATCTGGAAGATCAAAAATATTCTTACTTCTGACAATGTTCTTTGTGCGCGATAACTCAGAAACAATGCTCAAGTATTACCACAATGATTTTTCAGAAGAGGACTATGCATTGCTAGCTCTGTTCTTTGGTGCTGTTAATGGCTTTATCAATACTCCCAACATAATCAGGAAGATACATGATTTATCCACTTGGGTTTCATTTAAAATGGCAGAGTATATACATAGGCTTGATCAAGATCACCATTCTACATTCGATGAGCCAAAGTGTCCTGCACTAATTTACGAAAAGTTTTTCAAACAAAAAAGTACAAATAATAAATTGCACGACTTTTAT
Above is a genomic segment from Endozoicomonas euniceicola containing:
- the drmB gene encoding DUF1998 domain-containing protein, giving the protein MINKKWFTPVRFSHLTSHAAVGSILRDQNDWLMRVKDTRSWSANNMLQLHAVERAKQHLRIHQKLLLPPLAEFDESVNLRIHGTTIPTERFPSWMKCNQCNQLFYEPWRANEIAIDEQINCQACKEGILEQVTWCATSSFGDLLNVPWHKICHRNNNKNNNRNNKKRCTPNIRESRLKIVSGKQGRKIIECLKCGSTANFEQADFKEHGHFQVKEKVRVSQEEKGITYTVMEVNDPRAYSPVNERALVIPPESNIDRNSLKYKLELNSQLINEIKGATRELQRKRLIKRATNTLKCTKDELIAALNDEATTADSSNIEIIAGDMLGDEYLALTTPEDFPEGADFITRHLTDDWAKFIDDLKGAPELQTAARLVNQLVAVDRLRVIEVFKGFSRAASDIEEHKPVPVVPPDLVNEADWLPAIELFGEGIFFTLDDEKIKEWESNQLLRQRASTIEQRYQNSDIILPDEAIPSPRFIMLHTLAHILIRELESTAGYPAASLQERIYCSPADGMTGILIYTAVADVAGSLGGIIELARPDRFLRLFDAALRQADWCSLDPVCGEMEGQGPAWLNRAACHACALVPDTACSYNNVFLDRVFIKGNSASGIPSLIDVLRRADG
- a CDS encoding AAA family ATPase; translated protein: MAKRVFRLPRRDELTKEQRKVLRLPKNGQHLVVGSPGTGKSVVALLRMQELGNAENVHFLTFNHVLNHANKNLLDNEFSEKMNTAMSWLYDLHWNIVGGSRATYHQDKMPEIKPHKPDYKKVSERFAYYNADFTGHSLIVDEGQDLPPEWYECIESLHIKDFFVVADQNQQITEEYSSKKKLMEVLGLENDEVIELKENWRNTSPIAAFSNYFYTDKTSPKPQLPNRPSVNTPILFEYKTIDRVKEQILSEYDRDPSKLIGFFVANEGKREWWAKDLQKDDQSRKYSPPVVSTYFSSQKGDVNIEFNNGGIVVLNDKSVKGIEFDIVFILIDGFKPISNDKESLMKRLYVMSSRARERLYLLKSSIQNSILEEILPPENETITIEHNGKSTQIELLKRRQL